A region of Toxorhynchites rutilus septentrionalis strain SRP chromosome 1, ASM2978413v1, whole genome shotgun sequence DNA encodes the following proteins:
- the LOC129765907 gene encoding myophilin: MAPRNKEQEKEVLDWIAEVLGEKLPPGAYEDVLKDGVVLCKLANKLVPGSVKKIQERGTNFQLMENVQRFQAAIKKYGVPEEEIFQTADLFERRNIPQVTLCLYSLGRITQKHPEYNGPTLGPKMAEKNERVFTEEQLRANEGLLNLQMGYNKGASQSGHGGFGNTRHM; encoded by the exons ATGGCG CCCCGCAACAAGGAACAGGAAAAAGAGGTCCTCGACTGGATCGCCGAGGTTCTCGGCGAGAAGCTTCCGCCCGGTGCCTACGAGGATGTCCTCAAGGATGGCGTTGTGCTATGCAAGTTGGCCAACAAGTTGGTCCCCGGTTCGGTGAAGAAGATCCAAGAGCGAGGCACCAACTTCCAGCTGATGGAGAACGTTCAGCGATTCCAGGCCGCCATCAAGAAGTACGGCGTCCCAGAGGAGGAAATCTTCCAGACGGCGGATTTGTTCGAGCGCCGCAACATTCCCCAGGTCACCCTCTGTCTGTACTCGTTGGGACGAATC ACACAAAAGCACCCCGAGTACAATGGTCCCACCCTGGGTCCCAAGATGGCCGAAAAGAACGAACGTGTATTCACGGAGGAGCAACTGCGGGCGAACGAAGGCTTGCTGAACCTCCAGATGGGCTACAATAAGGGTGCCTCCCAGTCGGGCCACGGAGGATTTGGAAACACTCGTCACATGTGA